A stretch of the uncultured Bacteroides sp. genome encodes the following:
- a CDS encoding RHS repeat domain-containing protein, with protein sequence MQTYRQILSAFLVAISIIMSNAQTINQNKKITIDTITSIRPKLIRMTASSNGQPEIKHPQMALINRYGDYPVDLANGLVNISIPIYEIKDKDLSLPVSISFHASGLKADELESSLGLRWVLNTGGMVSRKIKCYPDEKFPFLQNIDQNYTPDFVALYGTTWSEQSSSTYDAFNGNLFYLKDVMPNADKTNGEYRDSQYDIFSYSLPTGKSGKFILKDSAGIKKPCLMPNEPLKISLFKDRWSKYGKIEIVDESGITYRYGGLNASEGSSGQEADNDANTVGWYLTRIISVDKKDSIQLEYNVYPNDLVPLIWYDNVNINDNLHENTDPYIPQDNLFDYLSETFGEHEPWVDFNSNIMHIPCLYVSKIKFNQGTLNFEYTNGRINTITIKENNSNTVIQKFKIDISKGLNNKMNLLKSLTKFSVKNGVEKQEETHRFEYYDDPSIPDYDNLSKFADWWGYYTSKGGRKIFTEEVSISSPLIFGKKSAEIGGTTDRSSIADDMKLGMIKCIQYPTGGKTEFEYEANRYKNAYKVSDCGGIRVKRIINTSDNGRSEIRSFTYGTEGCGIIPEYLYHNGLLNKYNESETEVVMYESRVDEYGNILVAPYPTDYAAYTTRTFSGDFPSNYFDFHSNIVYYDKVTEYIGGDTFPQKIEYEYGTNLLEHSNYEFNNYYYSPMNVYISPLDFWKNGHLLIKRIYKNIGGNYSLVKRVDYGYTTYNKDEVYDLPVFQYRNQIVMPDPGSIPSQGMTMEEQKIARLYEKMSQSFGYKLQKYTIGADKLEIEEESSYSDNGVLISSKETKYEPKYLLPNEETVMNSNGRKFTTKYTYPFNYSQSVYKDMSDRHILSPVIETSVYSNDGTLLKKEKNNYSCVYPNEYLPISLERQYKNASSEVRDQYSYYSNGNIRDVVKDGFEKIVYLWGYNGQYPVAKIEGVSYEEVKNALTESYINSLSTNYSVTQSDGAYIRSKLSSLKALVTTFTYKPLIGITSMSSPSGSVTTYEYDSLGRLVKSFDPNGKIMGQYDYHYKP encoded by the coding sequence ATGCAAACGTATCGTCAAATCTTAAGTGCTTTTCTTGTTGCCATTAGTATAATAATGTCTAATGCGCAGACTATTAATCAAAATAAAAAAATCACAATTGATACAATTACGTCTATTCGTCCAAAGCTGATACGAATGACAGCATCTTCTAATGGTCAACCAGAAATTAAGCATCCTCAGATGGCTCTAATAAACAGATATGGTGATTATCCTGTAGACTTAGCTAATGGTTTGGTTAACATATCTATTCCTATATATGAGATAAAAGATAAGGACTTATCTCTTCCGGTTAGCATAAGTTTTCATGCATCTGGCTTAAAAGCAGATGAACTGGAAAGCTCATTGGGGCTTCGTTGGGTCCTGAATACTGGAGGCATGGTTAGTCGTAAAATAAAATGTTATCCTGATGAAAAGTTCCCGTTTTTACAAAATATAGATCAGAATTATACTCCCGATTTTGTAGCCTTATATGGAACAACTTGGTCAGAGCAGTCTTCTTCTACGTATGATGCTTTTAATGGAAATTTGTTCTATTTGAAAGATGTTATGCCTAATGCTGATAAGACCAATGGAGAATATAGGGACTCTCAATATGATATATTTTCGTATAGTTTGCCAACAGGTAAGAGTGGTAAATTTATTCTTAAAGATAGTGCTGGAATTAAAAAACCATGCTTGATGCCTAATGAACCTCTTAAAATAAGTTTATTTAAAGATCGTTGGAGTAAATATGGTAAAATTGAAATTGTAGATGAAAGTGGCATTACTTACAGATATGGTGGCTTAAATGCTTCTGAAGGGTCTTCTGGGCAAGAAGCAGATAATGATGCTAATACTGTAGGGTGGTATTTAACTCGTATAATTTCTGTAGATAAAAAAGATTCGATACAGTTAGAATACAATGTTTATCCGAATGATTTAGTACCTTTAATATGGTATGATAATGTAAATATAAACGATAATTTGCATGAGAATACAGATCCTTATATTCCTCAGGATAATTTGTTTGATTATCTCTCGGAAACTTTTGGTGAGCATGAACCATGGGTGGACTTTAATTCTAACATAATGCATATTCCTTGTTTATATGTATCGAAAATTAAATTTAATCAAGGAACACTTAATTTTGAATACACAAACGGGCGAATTAATACAATAACGATAAAGGAAAATAACTCAAATACTGTCATTCAGAAATTTAAAATAGATATTTCAAAAGGGCTTAATAATAAAATGAATTTATTGAAATCGCTAACAAAGTTTAGTGTGAAAAATGGAGTAGAGAAGCAAGAGGAAACGCATCGATTTGAATACTATGATGATCCTTCTATTCCCGACTATGATAATCTTTCTAAATTTGCAGATTGGTGGGGATATTATACGTCAAAAGGTGGTCGGAAGATTTTTACTGAAGAAGTATCTATCAGTTCACCATTAATTTTTGGAAAGAAGAGTGCAGAAATTGGAGGGACTACTGATAGAAGCTCAATAGCTGATGATATGAAATTGGGGATGATTAAATGTATTCAATATCCCACTGGTGGGAAAACGGAATTTGAGTATGAAGCTAATAGATACAAGAATGCGTATAAAGTATCTGACTGTGGAGGTATAAGAGTAAAACGTATAATTAATACTTCTGATAATGGAAGATCAGAGATAAGAAGTTTTACATATGGGACTGAAGGCTGTGGGATTATTCCGGAATATTTGTATCATAATGGGTTGTTAAATAAATATAATGAATCAGAAACGGAGGTGGTTATGTATGAATCGAGAGTGGATGAATATGGCAATATTCTTGTTGCTCCTTATCCAACGGATTACGCAGCATATACAACTCGAACTTTTAGCGGCGATTTCCCTTCTAATTATTTTGATTTTCATTCTAATATTGTTTATTATGATAAAGTTACTGAATATATTGGCGGAGACACCTTCCCTCAAAAGATAGAGTATGAATACGGAACAAACTTGTTAGAACATAGTAATTATGAATTTAATAATTACTATTATTCGCCTATGAATGTTTATATTAGCCCTTTGGATTTTTGGAAAAATGGCCATTTACTAATAAAAAGAATATATAAAAATATTGGAGGCAATTATTCTTTGGTAAAAAGGGTTGACTATGGCTATACTACTTATAATAAGGATGAGGTATATGATTTACCTGTATTTCAATATCGGAATCAGATTGTAATGCCAGATCCTGGATCTATTCCTTCTCAAGGAATGACCATGGAAGAACAGAAAATTGCTCGATTATATGAGAAGATGTCTCAATCTTTTGGTTATAAACTCCAAAAATATACTATTGGTGCTGATAAATTGGAAATTGAAGAGGAATCAAGCTATAGTGATAATGGTGTTTTGATTTCAAGTAAAGAAACTAAATATGAACCTAAATATTTGCTACCAAATGAAGAAACTGTAATGAATTCCAATGGAAGAAAGTTTACTACAAAATACACATATCCATTTAATTACTCTCAAAGTGTTTATAAGGACATGAGTGATCGACATATATTATCTCCTGTTATTGAAACAAGTGTTTATTCAAATGATGGAACTCTTCTTAAAAAAGAGAAAAATAATTATAGTTGCGTTTACCCTAATGAGTATCTGCCAATTTCATTAGAAAGACAATATAAAAATGCTTCATCAGAAGTGCGAGATCAATATTCTTATTATTCAAATGGGAATATTCGGGATGTGGTTAAAGATGGTTTTGAAAAGATTGTTTATCTTTGGGGATATAATGGGCAGTACCCTGTTGCAAAGATAGAAGGAGTTTCTTATGAAGAAGTAAAGAATGCATTGACGGAATCATATATAAATTCTTTATCTACTAACTATTCTGTTACACAATCAGATGGTGCATATATTCGAAGTAAATTGTCTTCCTTAAAAGCATTGGTCACGACTTTTACCTATAAACCTTTAATAGGCATAACCTCTATGTCTTCGCCAAGTGGTTCTGTTACAACGTATGAATATGATTCTTTGGGAAGGCTTGTAAAGAGCTTTGATCCAAATGGGAAAATAATGGGACAATATGATTATCACTACAAACCTTAA
- a CDS encoding long-chain fatty acid--CoA ligase, with amino-acid sequence MTYHHLSVLVHRQAEKYGDRIALKYRDYEKSQWLPITWNQFSETVHIASNAMVELGVTEQENIGVFSQNKPECLYTDFAAFANRAVSIPLYATSSPSQVQYIVNDAGIRYLFVGEQFQYNAAVTVLFLCNSLEKLIIFDRSVVKDERDNTSIYFDEFLQMGEAKQHTATVEERSLNASEDDLANILYTSGTTGEPKGVMVHHSCYMDQFKNHDIRLTDMSDNDVSMNFLPMTHIFEKTWVYYCIHKGVLTCINLRPSDIQMTVKEIRPTLMCSVPRFWEKVYDGVQEKINETTGIKKALMLDAIKVGKVHNVDYLRVGKTPPLMNQLKYKFYEKTVFSVLKKTIGIENGNFFPTAGAAISDDINEFMHAVGINLIIGYGLTESTATVSCTISNDYTIGSVGKVLPGVDVKIGENNEILLRGKTITKGYYKKAEATAAAFTKDGWFRTGDAGYIKDGELYLTERIKDLFKTSNGKYIAPQALETKLVVDRYIDQIAIVANQRKFVSALIVPVYGHVVEYAKEKGIEYSSMDELLKDPKIMALFKTRIDTLQQQFAHYEQVKHFTLLAEPFSMEKGELTNTLKMKRNVIEANYKELIDKMYEA; translated from the coding sequence ATGACTTATCATCATTTATCTGTTTTGGTTCATCGCCAGGCCGAAAAATATGGCGACCGTATTGCCTTGAAATATAGGGATTACGAAAAGAGCCAATGGCTTCCCATTACATGGAACCAATTCTCTGAAACAGTTCATATTGCGTCAAACGCAATGGTTGAGTTGGGGGTGACCGAACAGGAAAATATCGGGGTGTTCTCTCAGAATAAACCGGAATGTTTATATACAGACTTTGCTGCTTTTGCAAATCGTGCTGTTAGTATACCGTTATATGCAACAAGTTCTCCTTCACAGGTGCAGTATATTGTAAACGATGCCGGAATCAGATACCTGTTTGTGGGTGAACAATTTCAGTATAATGCAGCGGTTACTGTTCTTTTCTTGTGTAACTCGCTCGAGAAGCTTATTATCTTTGACCGTTCGGTGGTGAAAGATGAGCGTGACAATACTTCTATTTATTTTGATGAGTTCCTTCAGATGGGAGAAGCAAAACAACATACTGCTACTGTTGAGGAACGTTCTTTGAATGCCAGTGAAGATGATTTGGCCAATATCCTTTATACATCGGGTACAACGGGTGAGCCTAAAGGGGTAATGGTTCATCATTCCTGCTATATGGATCAGTTTAAGAACCATGATATTCGTCTGACTGATATGTCGGACAATGATGTTTCTATGAACTTCCTTCCAATGACTCATATATTTGAAAAAACATGGGTGTACTATTGTATTCACAAAGGAGTCTTGACCTGCATAAACCTGCGTCCGAGTGATATTCAGATGACGGTTAAGGAGATTCGTCCTACACTGATGTGTAGTGTTCCTCGTTTCTGGGAGAAAGTGTATGATGGTGTGCAGGAAAAAATAAATGAAACAACCGGTATAAAGAAAGCTTTGATGCTGGATGCAATAAAGGTTGGAAAGGTTCATAATGTTGATTACCTGCGTGTGGGCAAAACTCCTCCGTTGATGAATCAGCTGAAATATAAGTTTTATGAAAAGACTGTTTTCTCAGTACTGAAAAAGACTATCGGTATTGAGAATGGTAATTTCTTTCCAACTGCCGGAGCTGCAATATCCGATGATATAAATGAATTTATGCATGCTGTGGGAATCAATCTGATAATCGGATATGGACTGACTGAATCAACTGCAACAGTATCTTGTACTATAAGCAATGATTATACAATTGGTTCTGTAGGAAAGGTGTTGCCAGGTGTAGATGTGAAGATTGGAGAGAATAATGAGATTCTTCTTCGTGGCAAGACCATAACCAAAGGATATTACAAGAAGGCTGAAGCTACTGCAGCTGCTTTTACTAAGGACGGATGGTTCCGCACCGGTGATGCAGGATATATAAAAGACGGTGAACTTTACCTGACTGAACGTATCAAAGACTTGTTCAAGACTTCGAATGGTAAGTATATTGCTCCTCAGGCTCTTGAAACAAAACTTGTTGTTGATCGCTATATTGATCAGATTGCAATTGTTGCTAATCAACGGAAATTTGTTTCCGCTCTGATTGTTCCTGTTTATGGTCATGTAGTGGAATATGCAAAGGAGAAGGGCATTGAATATAGTTCCATGGATGAGTTGCTGAAAGATCCTAAGATTATGGCTCTTTTCAAAACTCGTATTGATACTCTGCAACAGCAGTTTGCTCATTACGAACAGGTGAAACACTTTACCTTGCTGGCCGAACCATTCAGTATGGAGAAGGGTGAGCTGACTAACACATTGAAAATGAAAAGAAATGTGATTGAGGCAAACTATAAAGAGCTGATCGATAAGATGTATGAAGCATAA
- a CDS encoding GntR family transcriptional regulator encodes MKKEFGQQTTKVKQLADIISQSISMGIYKVGDPLPSINQLSTEYKVSRDTVFKAFLDLRERGSIDSTPGKGYYVTSKIINVLLLLDQYSPFKDVLYNSFIKRLPAGYKVDLLFHQYNERLFKTLIRESAGRYNKYVVMNFSNEKFSNVLCKIDPNKLLLLDFGKFDKSSYSYICQDFDEGLYNSLTSVLDSLRKYKKLVLVFPKDLMHPKSSKDFFVKFCQDNGFLCEIAGSLEECKLQRGVAYLVIKLQDVVDIIKQSRALNLKCGSDIGVLAYNDIPSYEVIDNGITALTIDWESMGIKVADFVLNNTRIHEYLPTEVILRSSL; translated from the coding sequence ATGAAAAAAGAGTTTGGACAACAGACAACAAAGGTAAAGCAACTGGCAGATATAATCAGCCAGTCAATCTCTATGGGTATCTATAAGGTAGGTGATCCGCTTCCTTCCATTAACCAGCTCAGTACTGAGTATAAGGTTTCCAGAGATACTGTGTTCAAGGCTTTTCTCGATTTGCGTGAACGTGGATCTATTGATTCTACTCCCGGAAAAGGCTACTATGTAACCAGTAAAATTATAAATGTGCTGTTGTTGCTTGATCAGTATTCGCCCTTTAAGGATGTGCTTTACAATAGTTTTATAAAGCGTTTACCTGCCGGATATAAGGTCGATCTGCTATTCCATCAGTACAACGAACGGTTATTCAAGACTTTAATCCGTGAATCGGCAGGGCGCTACAATAAATATGTTGTGATGAACTTCAGTAATGAGAAGTTTTCTAATGTTCTCTGTAAAATTGATCCTAACAAACTTCTTTTGCTCGATTTCGGGAAGTTCGATAAATCTTCCTACTCATATATCTGTCAGGATTTTGATGAAGGATTATATAATAGCCTCACATCTGTGCTTGATAGCCTGAGAAAGTATAAGAAGCTGGTGTTGGTTTTCCCAAAGGACTTGATGCATCCCAAAAGCAGTAAGGACTTTTTTGTGAAGTTTTGCCAGGATAATGGCTTTTTGTGTGAGATAGCCGGTTCGTTGGAAGAGTGCAAACTTCAGCGCGGAGTGGCTTATCTGGTCATTAAGCTTCAGGATGTGGTGGATATAATAAAACAGAGCAGGGCACTCAACCTTAAATGTGGCAGTGACATTGGTGTGCTGGCTTATAATGATATTCCGTCTTACGAGGTTATTGATAACGGAATAACTGCCTTGACTATCGACTGGGAGAGCATGGGAATAAAAGTTGCCGACTTTGTTCTCAATAACACCCGGATTCATGAATATCTGCCTACGGAAGTTATTCTTCGTAGCTCCTTATAA
- the fucI gene encoding L-fucose isomerase produces MKNYPKIGIRPTIDARQDGVRESLEEKTMNLAKAVADLISSNLKNGDGSPVECVIADGTIGRVAETAACAEKFERAGVGATITVTSCWCYGAETMDMNPHYPKAVWGFNGTERPGAVYLAAVLAAHAQKGLPAFGIYGRDVQDLDDNSIPADVAEKLLRFARAAQAAATMRGKSYLSIGSVSMGIAGSIVDTNFFQEYLGMRNESVDMSEIIRRVNEGIYDKEEFSKAMKWTEKHCKSNEGTDFNTPAKTKTREAKDADWEFVVKMTIIIRDLMQGNPKLKDLGFKEEALGHNAIAAGFQGQRQWTDFMPNGDFSEALLNTSFDWNGIREAFVLATENDACNGVAMLFGHLLTQTAQIFSDVRTFWSPEAVKRVTGKKLTGRSAGGIIHLINSGATTLDGTGQQTKDGKPAMKPAWEITEKEVEDCLAATTWYPANRDYFRGGGYSSNFLSKGDMPVTMMRLNLVKGLGPVLQIAEGWTVEIDQEIHQALNVRTDKTWPTTWFVPRLTDKSPFKDVYSVMNNWGANHGAISYGHIGKDLITLAAILRIPVCMHNVKEDDIFRPAAWNAFGMDQEGADYRACANYGPIYK; encoded by the coding sequence ATGAAAAACTATCCGAAAATCGGGATTCGTCCTACAATTGACGCACGTCAGGACGGTGTGCGCGAAAGTTTAGAAGAAAAGACCATGAATCTGGCAAAGGCTGTGGCCGATTTAATCTCCTCAAACCTGAAAAATGGTGATGGCTCGCCGGTTGAATGTGTGATTGCCGACGGAACAATTGGACGTGTGGCCGAAACTGCTGCTTGTGCCGAGAAGTTTGAACGGGCAGGAGTAGGAGCAACCATCACTGTTACCTCATGCTGGTGCTATGGTGCCGAAACAATGGATATGAATCCTCATTATCCGAAAGCTGTTTGGGGATTCAACGGAACAGAACGCCCGGGGGCTGTCTATCTGGCTGCGGTCTTAGCCGCTCACGCTCAGAAAGGTCTTCCTGCTTTTGGCATTTATGGTCGTGATGTGCAGGATTTGGACGATAATTCTATTCCTGCTGATGTGGCAGAAAAATTACTTCGCTTTGCCCGGGCTGCTCAGGCTGCAGCTACTATGAGAGGAAAGTCTTATCTTTCCATTGGTAGCGTGTCTATGGGTATTGCCGGCTCTATTGTTGATACTAACTTCTTCCAGGAATACCTGGGTATGCGCAACGAATCAGTAGATATGAGTGAGATTATCCGTAGGGTAAATGAGGGAATTTACGATAAGGAAGAGTTCTCAAAAGCGATGAAATGGACAGAAAAACACTGTAAATCTAACGAAGGAACGGACTTTAATACTCCTGCAAAGACAAAAACACGCGAGGCAAAGGATGCCGACTGGGAGTTTGTTGTGAAAATGACTATCATTATTCGTGACCTGATGCAGGGAAATCCTAAATTGAAAGATCTGGGCTTTAAGGAAGAGGCACTGGGACATAATGCTATTGCCGCAGGTTTCCAGGGACAACGTCAGTGGACGGACTTTATGCCCAATGGTGATTTCTCTGAAGCGTTGCTTAATACTTCTTTCGACTGGAATGGTATCCGAGAAGCTTTTGTTCTTGCTACAGAGAATGATGCTTGTAATGGGGTTGCTATGCTCTTTGGACATCTGCTTACTCAAACGGCTCAGATATTCTCGGATGTGCGTACCTTCTGGAGTCCGGAAGCTGTGAAAAGAGTAACCGGAAAGAAACTGACAGGAAGATCGGCCGGTGGAATTATTCACCTGATAAACTCGGGTGCAACCACATTGGACGGAACTGGTCAGCAGACTAAGGATGGTAAACCGGCCATGAAACCGGCATGGGAGATTACTGAAAAAGAGGTTGAAGATTGTCTGGCTGCAACAACCTGGTATCCGGCTAACCGTGACTATTTCCGTGGCGGTGGCTATTCTTCCAATTTCTTATCAAAAGGTGATATGCCTGTTACCATGATGCGTCTGAATCTGGTGAAAGGTCTGGGTCCGGTACTTCAGATAGCTGAAGGATGGACTGTAGAAATTGATCAGGAAATTCATCAGGCACTTAATGTCCGGACAGACAAGACCTGGCCTACCACATGGTTTGTTCCTCGTTTGACAGATAAATCTCCTTTCAAAGATGTTTATTCAGTAATGAATAACTGGGGAGCAAATCACGGAGCAATCAGTTATGGACATATCGGAAAGGACTTAATTACTCTGGCTGCTATTCTTCGTATACCTGTATGCATGCACAATGTAAAGGAGGATGATATTTTCCGTCCTGCTGCATGGAATGCTTTTGGCATGGATCAGGAGGGAGCCGATTATCGTGCATGTGCTAATTATGGCCCAATCTACAAATAG
- a CDS encoding insulinase family protein has protein sequence MRKKNHLFYLFLFLVIATNVHGAVLNDYRYETVPNDPLKARIYTLDNGLKVYMTVNKETPRIQTYIAVRVGGKNDPAETTGLAHYFEHLMFKGTKKFGTQNYLKEKPLLDLIEQKFEIYRKTTDEAQRKAIYKTIDSLSYEASKIAIPNEYDKLMAAIGANGTNAYTSFDQTVFVEDIPSNQIENWAKIQSDRFQNAVIRGFHTELETVYEEKNMSLTKDPRKVYENILSSLFSHHPYGTQTVLGTQENLKNPSITNIKNYYTTWYVPNNIAICLSGNFNPDEMIKIIDSYFGGMKPNLNLPKLNVQPETAITAPVIREVLGPDAESVTLGWRFPGAASKEYETLQIISQIMNNGKAGLIDLDLNQQQKVLGAYAGTYDMADYCAFVMQAKPKQGQTLDQAKALLLEEIAKLKAGNFDEKMLQANINNFKYDLLQRLETNEGRADLFVSSFINGKKWADEVASIDNMSKITKQQIVDFANTYFKENYAVVYKKQGKDPNEKKISKPQITPIYMNRDTASPFLKEIQLSSVKPIEPVFLDYKKDMQQFNAKSAVPVLYKQNVNNDLFELVYLFDMGNNNDKALGLAFKYMEYLGTSKLTPEQLKSEFYRLACTFQVYSSDERIYVQLRGLNENMSKAVSLFEKLLADAQVNKEAYANLANDLIKERANAKLNQAQNFNKLVQYAIWGPKSPAKNILSADELKNMDPKDLINRIHGLNSFKHRIIYYGPSTEKQLLAVLNQYHNTPKNLKVVPQETKFEQQLTPSTKILLAPYEAKQIYMTQVSNKGEYYNPAIEPTLSLYNEYFGGGMNSIVFQEMRESRGLAYSARATLSSPSRLKRCYIMKTMIATQNDKMIEAINVFNQIINEMPLSEAAFKLAKESLIAHLRTERITKSEIIWSYISAQDLGQSTDLRKQVYDLVQKMTLQDVIAFQKKWVKDRNYTYCILGDEKELNMEKLATYGPIQKLTQEDIFGY, from the coding sequence ATGAGAAAAAAGAATCACCTATTTTATTTGTTTCTGTTTTTGGTAATAGCAACAAATGTACATGGCGCAGTCCTTAATGATTACCGCTATGAAACCGTACCTAACGATCCGTTGAAAGCCAGAATATATACTCTGGATAACGGTTTAAAAGTCTACATGACTGTAAACAAAGAAACTCCACGAATTCAGACATATATTGCCGTTCGTGTGGGAGGTAAGAACGACCCTGCGGAAACTACCGGACTAGCTCATTACTTTGAACATTTAATGTTCAAAGGTACCAAGAAGTTTGGAACTCAGAATTACTTAAAAGAGAAGCCTCTGCTTGATTTAATTGAGCAGAAATTCGAAATATATAGAAAAACAACTGATGAAGCCCAAAGAAAAGCAATCTATAAAACAATAGACAGTCTTTCATACGAAGCCTCTAAGATTGCTATTCCTAATGAGTATGATAAGCTTATGGCTGCTATCGGAGCCAATGGAACTAATGCATATACATCTTTTGATCAGACAGTATTTGTAGAAGACATTCCATCAAATCAAATAGAAAACTGGGCCAAAATTCAATCTGATCGTTTTCAGAATGCTGTTATCAGAGGTTTCCACACGGAATTAGAGACTGTTTACGAGGAGAAAAACATGTCGCTTACTAAAGACCCGCGAAAAGTATATGAGAACATTCTTTCTTCTCTATTTTCTCACCATCCTTACGGCACACAAACAGTATTGGGTACGCAAGAAAACCTAAAGAACCCTTCAATCACTAACATTAAGAATTACTATACCACATGGTATGTTCCTAATAACATAGCAATATGTTTGTCAGGTAACTTTAATCCGGATGAGATGATTAAAATTATTGATAGCTATTTTGGCGGGATGAAACCAAATCTTAATCTACCAAAACTAAATGTTCAGCCAGAAACGGCTATTACCGCTCCTGTTATTCGTGAAGTACTGGGACCAGATGCTGAAAGTGTAACATTAGGCTGGAGATTCCCTGGTGCGGCAAGTAAAGAGTATGAAACTCTCCAAATTATTTCTCAGATAATGAATAATGGAAAAGCCGGGCTTATTGACCTTGATCTGAACCAACAACAAAAAGTACTGGGTGCATATGCAGGGACTTATGACATGGCTGATTATTGCGCATTCGTAATGCAGGCTAAACCAAAGCAGGGACAGACATTAGACCAGGCAAAGGCTCTTTTACTTGAGGAAATAGCAAAACTGAAAGCCGGAAACTTTGATGAGAAGATGTTACAGGCAAATATTAATAATTTCAAATATGATTTACTACAACGCTTGGAAACAAATGAAGGAAGAGCAGATCTATTCGTAAGCTCATTTATAAATGGCAAAAAATGGGCTGATGAAGTTGCTTCAATAGACAATATGTCTAAGATTACTAAACAACAGATAGTAGATTTTGCCAATACATATTTTAAAGAGAACTACGCTGTAGTTTATAAGAAACAAGGTAAAGATCCAAACGAAAAGAAAATATCCAAGCCTCAGATTACCCCTATTTACATGAATCGCGACACTGCAAGTCCATTTCTAAAAGAGATTCAGTTAAGCTCAGTGAAACCTATCGAACCAGTTTTCCTTGATTACAAAAAAGACATGCAGCAATTCAATGCTAAATCAGCTGTGCCTGTTCTCTACAAACAAAATGTAAATAACGATCTGTTCGAGCTAGTATATCTTTTCGATATGGGTAACAATAATGATAAAGCCCTGGGACTTGCATTCAAATATATGGAGTATTTAGGAACTTCTAAATTAACGCCAGAACAGTTGAAGAGTGAATTCTATCGATTGGCTTGCACATTCCAGGTTTATTCCAGCGATGAAAGGATTTATGTACAGCTAAGGGGGTTAAACGAAAACATGTCAAAGGCTGTCTCTTTATTTGAAAAACTATTAGCTGATGCACAAGTGAATAAAGAAGCCTATGCAAATCTTGCAAATGATCTTATCAAGGAACGTGCTAATGCAAAGTTAAATCAGGCACAGAACTTTAATAAATTGGTGCAATATGCTATTTGGGGACCAAAATCACCAGCTAAAAATATTCTTTCTGCAGATGAATTAAAAAATATGGATCCAAAGGATTTAATCAACCGAATTCATGGATTGAATTCATTTAAGCATCGTATAATATATTATGGGCCTAGCACAGAAAAGCAATTACTTGCAGTACTTAACCAATACCACAACACCCCTAAGAATCTGAAGGTAGTTCCTCAGGAAACCAAGTTTGAACAGCAGCTCACACCAAGTACCAAAATACTTTTAGCTCCTTATGAAGCTAAACAGATATATATGACACAAGTATCTAACAAAGGAGAGTACTATAATCCTGCAATTGAGCCTACATTAAGCCTGTACAATGAATATTTTGGAGGTGGAATGAACTCTATTGTGTTCCAGGAAATGCGTGAATCCCGTGGATTGGCTTATTCTGCCCGTGCAACATTATCTTCTCCAAGCAGATTAAAACGTTGTTATATCATGAAAACAATGATAGCGACACAGAATGACAAGATGATTGAAGCCATAAACGTATTCAATCAGATTATCAATGAGATGCCATTATCTGAGGCTGCATTTAAACTTGCAAAGGAATCTTTAATTGCGCACTTGAGAACTGAACGTATTACCAAATCAGAAATTATCTGGTCATACATCAGTGCACAGGACTTAGGCCAAAGCACAGATCTTCGCAAGCAAGTATATGATCTTGTACAAAAGATGACTTTGCAGGATGTTATTGCTTTTCAGAAAAAATGGGTGAAAGACCGCAACTATACATATTGCATTTTAGGCGATGAAAAGGAGCTTAATATGGAAAAACTGGCCACCTACGGACCTATTCAAAAATTAACTCAGGAAGATATTTTCGGCTATTAA